A region of Saprospiraceae bacterium DNA encodes the following proteins:
- a CDS encoding DUF1080 domain-containing protein: MIATVKTFPLANSGIYFHTHYQETGWPSTGIMEIQVNNSHIGEGDYVELKKAGSLYGIRNVYKSFVEDNEWYETRALVEAKTYRSGSMA; encoded by the coding sequence TTGATTGCCACGGTCAAGACTTTTCCATTGGCCAACTCTGGTATTTATTTTCACACTCATTACCAGGAGACAGGCTGGCCTTCAACAGGTATTATGGAGATCCAGGTCAACAATAGCCATATTGGCGAAGGTGATTACGTAGAGCTTAAAAAAGCGGGTAGCTTATACGGTATTCGAAATGTGTACAAATCTTTTGTTGAGGATAATGAATGGTACGAGACCCGTGCTTTGGTAGAGGCAAAAACGTACAGATCTGGCTCAATGGCCTAA
- a CDS encoding serine hydrolase produces MASATPESQGVSVKQSCIIYKLPTQVVWSTTHFVDAAWQSHLKLIGIHFTPDHIHTLYSLSKSFTSTAIGMAVQEGRFKLTSVGHLVFGALACVGIRLSGQAGIRHLLNMASGQLRTPWDRCIAAEGVSR; encoded by the coding sequence ATGGCCTCTGCAACGCCTGAGAGCCAGGGTGTATCAGTGAAGCAATCCTGCATTATTTACAAGCTGCCAACGCAAGTGGTCTGGAGCACCACGCATTTTGTTGATGCGGCATGGCAAAGTCATCTCAAGCTTATTGGAATCCATTTTACCCCAGATCATATTCACACTTTATATTCATTGAGTAAAAGCTTTACAAGTACAGCCATCGGCATGGCGGTGCAGGAAGGCAGATTTAAACTAACTTCCGTAGGTCATCTCGTTTTCGGAGCACTTGCCTGTGTCGGTATCAGACTATCAGGCCAGGCTGGAATCAGGCATCTGCTCAATATGGCCTCAGGACAGCTTCGGACACCATGGGACCGATGCATTGCAGCAGAAGGAGTGTCCAGGTAG
- a CDS encoding fatty acid desaturase, with the protein MIWFLLVSLFYLAGIFVLFSFYAMIMAMVIAIVGFLFLESVNYIEHYGLMRTVDEKGSPGPIHDGLSWDADQPLGRIFLYELTRHADHHTNATTPYQRLSFKADSPKLAHGYPASILLSLIPPWWFNTMDKRLPTQP; encoded by the coding sequence ATGATCTGGTTTCTGCTGGTCAGTTTGTTTTATCTGGCTGGCATCTTTGTTTTATTTTCATTTTATGCAATGATCATGGCGATGGTGATTGCTATCGTTGGTTTTCTATTTCTGGAAAGTGTCAACTATATAGAACATTATGGTTTAATGCGTACGGTGGACGAAAAAGGTAGTCCGGGACCGATCCATGACGGACTTTCCTGGGATGCAGATCAGCCTTTAGGCAGAATATTTCTGTACGAACTTACCCGGCATGCAGATCATCATACCAATGCTACTACTCCTTATCAGAGATTGAGCTTTAAGGCTGACAGTCCTAAACTAGCGCATGGTTATCCTGCTTCTATTTTATTGTCGTTAATTCCACCATGGTGGTTTAATACGATGGATAAACGATTGCCCACACAACCATAG